Sequence from the Castanea sativa cultivar Marrone di Chiusa Pesio chromosome 12, ASM4071231v1 genome:
CTCATCCCGGGCATTGAGTAGTCTGTAATGATCAAGTTTATTTTCAACCCCTGCATTGTTcaaaatatattatgttattATTGGTAGATTACAGGGAAAATTCAAGGGTCTCAGCAATGACAATTCAAAGGGGGGCCAAGATTTcataataattgaaaataaaagaaaaagacaaagatGAGCAATAGCCATCAAAGGGACCAAGAATTATGTGGCAGTTTAAGAATCCAAAATAGATCAGAAGGGGAGAAGAGATTAGCATTAAGAAGAAACAGTTCGTTAAGGGAGTGACAAAACCTTTAGATGAAACACATAGACAGTGTCATTGTTTGCTTAGGCTCTTAATAATTAAGGTGTAACGGCATTTCAACACTTTTGACTTTACATATATCTGCTGCTGTTTTGATAGGCTCATATTCTTAAAATACGTCAAAGATTAAAGGGAATATTATGTTTAACGTATATATAAAGTTAGTTTTCTTGGTCTAATTCCAAACGGTAGCTTTAATTTTCTACAGACACAAACTAATGGTTAAAACTCTTCAGTCTCACTATAGAATAAATGGGTTTCtgcattgaaaaaaataaaaataaaaaagcactAGAATCATGCAAAAATGgttcaattaaattttaccaGCTCAAATAGTATTGctagaaaattaaaagcaaatttTCTCACCTCTTGTTGTGGTGATTGGGAAGAAGATAATGAAGCTGTAGAGTCAGCCGAGTTACTCTGGTAGGTATCAAGCTGGTTCAAATATTCAAGAGCTTTATCCCCAGATTCCACACAAGTCACTGCTACAACAACCATTACAAGAATAATTAATACTAATATTCATGAACTACGAATAAATAGATCGAATATAATCTCTATATTATCAGACCACACATCCcataattaaaaaccaaaactgTGTTTGCATCtaaattttctaaactaaaaCATTTGTGCAGGTTGATCAGTAGGGTTGTAGTTATAGATAATTATATATACAGACACAGTACCTTTGCATGCACACTCTCTGAGAAGCCTCTCCAAGAGCTTCCTCTCAAAGGGACTATCATCAACTGCTAGCACATGAAAATGCTGTTGTTCCATTTGTTGTTGGGTGTCTGCAACATCTGACTGTAGCTCCATTTGGAtatgcatgagagagagagagagagagagagaggtaagaGGAATGAGAagtgtgagtgtgtgtttttgtttcatAGGTTTAATTATAAGTAGGTGAGGTAAGGTGAGAAGCAAGAGTCCTTTGCAAGTGTCTGGCTAGGTCCTAGGTGTGCTTTTCATGCTGGATCTCTTCCTAGATTCTCTACACCGCGTTGGTACAACCACCActcatctctctatctctttcttctttcttttttcctttgtcttcaTTTTGTTTGATTGCGTGGAAATTCATAATATATCTATAATGCCCATTTGGTCATCATGATACtagaaattttggattttgttttttattgtattCTGTTGTGTTAAAGACTTTGAAAAAGGTTGTgtaattaaattgaaaattaaacactattttttttttttttttcagtagtcactttacaaatataaatatttatagagTATGGGGTAAGGGTCGggtttaaatcttaaaaaaaaatttcagacacattacacttaaattaagctagaatataaattttactttatatatataaagaaaaaactgatcattaaattatatgaaaaaaagtggtattctctttctctctttttccttttttgaattttaaaattcaccTTGCCTTGCATgttggattaaaaaattatttgt
This genomic interval carries:
- the LOC142621045 gene encoding two-component response regulator ARR17-like — translated: MKQKHTLTLLIPLTSLSLSLSLMHIQMELQSDVADTQQQMEQQHFHVLAVDDSPFERKLLERLLRECACKVTCVESGDKALEYLNQLDTYQSNSADSTASLSSSQSPQQEGLKINLIITDYSMPGMSGYDLLKTVKGSSSSWKDIPVVVISSENVPSRISMCLQEGAEEFLLKPLKLSDLKNLQPHLLKSLVHYNKDTKCSTDTGNNNNNDNVVKMNNNVISKRIAMSPEPSERRPKPKELAVV